One genomic window of Saccopteryx bilineata isolate mSacBil1 chromosome 4, mSacBil1_pri_phased_curated, whole genome shotgun sequence includes the following:
- the NREP gene encoding neuronal regeneration-related protein isoform X2 yields MILKMVYCPERSVWVGEEPFPTKEMEGRLSKGRLPVPKEVNRKKDDEPEAASLTPRGSRELHSPRISYLYSF; encoded by the exons GTTTATTGCCCAGAGCGCTCTGTCTGGGTCGGTGAAGAACCATTTCCAACTAAGGAAATGGAGGGAAGGCTTTCTAAG GGAAGACTTCCTGTCCCAAAGGAAGTGAACCGCAAGAAGGATGATGAGCCTGAGGCTGCCTCCCTGACTCCACGTGGCAGCCGTGAACTCCACTCCCCGAGAATCAGTTACCTCTACTCTTTTTAA